The Amycolatopsis endophytica genome includes the window GCACCAGTGCCATCAGGTCGTCCCAGGTCTTCGGCGGCTGCGCGCCGATCTGGTCGAACAGTTCCTTGTTGTAGAACAGGACGACCGGCTGCATGCCGTTGTTCGGGACGGCGTAGGTCTTGCCGTCGAGCACGCCGGTGCGCGCCACCGAGGGCAGGAACCGGTTCACGAAGGCCGGGTCGTTCGCGGCCTCCTGGGACAGGTCCATGATCTTGCCGGAGTCCACCCAGGACTGGAGCAGGCCGCCGCTCCAGCTGAAGACCAGGGTGGGGGCCTCGCCCGCGCCGATCGCGGTGCGGATCTTCTGCTTGTACGCGTCGTTGCCGAAGTACTGGGCCTCGATCCCGGCCGAGTCGAACGACGTGCGGAACGTCTGCTCGTCGCCGCCGGTGAGCGACCACGCCGTGGCGCCGCCGCCACCGGTGGGACCGCTGGACCCGCAGGCGGTGGTGAAGGAGAGAACCGCGGCCAGTCCGGCCGCGATCACGGCCGTGCGCCGCTTGACCAGTGTCATGATGCGCCTTCCCCATCGAAGGTCCGAAAATTTTCGGAAACACTCTGGTGTGTGTCGGAAGATATGCTGCGGCGACACCCAGGTCAAGAGGTGTTTTCATAGCTTTGACCGGGTTATAGTCGGCTGAAACTTTTCGGCAAAGATGGTGGAGGTTTCGGTGTCGGCGGGTTCTCAGCGGGCGACGCTCGCGATGGTGGCGGAGGCCGCCGGGGTTTCGATGCCGACCGTTTCCAAGGTGCTCAACGGCCGCGGTGACGTGGCGGCGGCGACCCGCGAGCGGGTGCAGGACGTCATCAGGGAGCTGGGCTACCTCCCGCAGCCCGGCCGACGGCCGGTCACCCCGGCGCGCGTGGTGGACCTGGTGTTCGACGATCTGGTCAGCCCGTACTCGCTCGAAGTGCTGCGTGGCGTCACCGAGGCGGGTGTCGAAACCGCGGTCGACGTGGTGGTCGGGCGCCTGCCGGACCACGGCGACGACGACTGGGCCCGCCGCCTGCGCGTCGCGGGCCGCGAGGGCCTGATCGTGGTCACTTCGGAGCTGACCCGCGCCCAGGTGGAGGGCTTCGCCCGCGCCGGGCTGCCGCTCGTGGTGATCGATCCGCTGAACCTGCCGCGCGTCGAGGTCACCAGTGTCGGCGCGACCAACTGGAACGGCGGGGTCGCCGCGACCGAGCACCTGCTGCGGCTGGGACACCGCCGCATCGCCTACGCCGGCGGGCCGGTGCAAGCCTCGTGCAGCCAGGCCCGTCAGCACGGGTACCGCGCGGCGCTGGAGAACGCCGGGATCGCGGTGGATCCGGAGCTGATCCTGCACGGCGCGTTCGGTTACCCGGACGGCCTGGAGATGGGCGGGCGCCTGCTCGACCTGCGGCAGCCGCCGACCGCCGTGTTCGCCGGAAGCGACGCGACCGCGCTCGGGGTCATGGAGGCGGCGCGGCGGCGCGGGCTGCGCGTGCCCGAGGACCTGTCGGTGGTCGGCTTCGACGACACGATGCTGGCCGAGCTGGCCACCCCGGCGCTGACCACCGTACGGCAACCGTTGCAGGACATGGGCCGCGTCGCCCTGCGGACCCTGTTGCGGCTGGCCGCGGGCGAAACCCTCGACTCACATCACGTGGAGCTGGCCACCCATCTGGTGGTGCGCGATTCGACGACGAACCTGCAAGGAGCACCATGACGCACCCGACCTGGCATGACCGCGCCCTGCCCGCCGAGCGACGGGCCGCGGCCCTGCTGGCGGAGATGACACTCGACGAGAAGGTGGCGCAGCTGGGCAGCGCGTGGCCGGGCAACGAGCAGCTCAACGGCAACGTCGCGCCGATGCAGGACGTGTTCGCGCGGGGCGCGGTCGCCTTCGCGCAGGCGCGGGAAAACGGGATCGGCCACCTGACCAGGGTGTTCGGCACGACGCCGGTCAGCGCGGAAGAGGGCGCGGCCCGCATCGTGGCGTTGCAGCGGGAGATCGTGGAGGAGACCCGGCTGGGAATTCCCGCGCTGGTGCACGAGGAATGCCTGACCGGCTTCACCACCTACGGCGCCACGGTCTACCCGGCGGCGCTGGCGTGGGCCGCGACGTTCGACGAGGACCTGGTCGAGCGGATGGCGTCGGCGATCGCGGACGACATGCGGGCGGTCGGCGTGCACCAGGGTCTGTCGCCGGTGCTGGACGTCGTGCGGGACTACCGGTGGGGCCGGGTCGAGGAGACCCTGGGTGAGGATCCGTATCTCGTCTCGATGCTCGGCGCCGCGTATGTGAAGGGCTTGGAGCGCAACGGAATCGTCGCCACGCTCAAGCACTTCGCCGGGTATTCGGCGTCGCGGGCGGCGCGTAACCACGCGCCGGTGTCGATCGGTCCGCGTGAGCTGCGGGACGTGATCCTGCCGCCGTTCGAGACCGCGATCCGTGAGGGCGGGGCGCGGGCGGTGATGAACGCCTACGTCGACGTCGACGGGGTGCCCGCGGCCGCGAACCCGGCTCTGCTGACCGGAATCCTGCGTGACGAGTGGGGTTTCGAAGGCGTGGTGGTGTCCGACTACTGGGCCATCGCGTTCCTCAAGAGCATGCACCGGGTCGCCGACGGGACCGGCCACGCCGGGGCGCTGGCCCTGGCCGCCGGCGTCGACGTCGAGCTGCCGGACACCCTCTGCTACGGCAAGGAACTCGTCGAACTGGTGCGGTCGGGCGAGGTACCGGAGTCCCTGGTGGACCGTGCGGTGGGACGGCTGCTGCGGCAGAAGGCCGAGCTGGGCCTGCTCGACGCGGACTGGGCGCCGCGGGCGGATCCGGTGGACCTGGACTCGCCGCGCAACCGGGCGATCGCGCGGGAGGTGGCGGAGAAGTCGGTGGTGCTGCTGAGCAACGACGGCACGCTTCCGCTGGCGGCGCGGCGGATCGCGGTGGTCGGGCCGTGCGCGGACGATCCGCTGGCGTTCATGGGCTGCTACTCCTACCCCAACCACGTCCTGCCGCGGTACCCGGAGTTCGGGATCGGTGTCGAGGCGCCGTCGCTGGTGGCTTCGTTGCGGGACGAACTGCCGGACGCCGTGATCACCTCGGCCGCCGGGTGCCCGATTCGCGACGAGGACCGGTCCGGGTTCGCCGAAGCGGTCGACGCCGCGCGTGGCGCCGACGTGTGCGTCGCGGTGGTCGGCGACCGGGCGGGCCTGTTCGGCGAGGGCACGTCCGGCGAGGGATGTGACGCGCCGGACCTGCGGCTGCCGGGCGTGCAGGACGAACTGCTGGCTTCGTTGCTGGAGACGGGAACACCGGTGGTGGTCGTCGTGGTGTCGGGGCGGCCGTACGCGCTGGGGGACCACGCCGGGGCGGCGGCCCTGGTGCAGGCGTTCATGCCGGGTGAGGAGGGCGGTCCCGCGCTGGCGGGTGTCCTTTCCGGACGGACGAACCCGGGCGGCCGCCTTCCGGTGCAGGTGCCGCGGATGGCCGGCGCGCAGCCGAGCACCTACCTGCACCCGCCGCTGGGCGGCAACAGCGAGGGGATCAGCAACCTCGACCCGAGCCCGCTGTTCCCGTTCGGGCACGGCATTTCCTACACGAGCTTCGACTACACGGACCTGACGCTGAGCGCGGAGGAGATCCCGACCGACGGCTCGGTGGAGATTTCGGTGCGCGTGCGCAATGCCGGGGGACGCGCGGGCGACGAGGTGGTGCAGCTGTACGTCAACGACGTGCAGGCGCAGGTGACCCGCCCGGTGAAGCAGCTGGCCGGGTTCGCCCGGGTGACGCTCGAACCGGACGAGGCGACCACGGTGACCTTCACGCTGCACGCCGACCGGCTCGCGTTCACCGGAATCGAACTGCGGCGGATCGTCGAACCGGGCACGATCGAGGTCTTCGTGGGCCGCTCCGCGGACGACCTGCCGTGCCGGGGCGCGTTCGAGCTGACCGGCCCGGTGCGGGAGGCAGGTCGCGACCGGGTGCTGACCACTCCGGTCAGCCTCCAGGCGTGACCAACCGCGACGGCGCCAGCAGTGCGTTGCCGGTGTCGGCCAGGCGCACCGCGGCGACCAGGTGCCCGGGGTGACGTCC containing:
- a CDS encoding LacI family DNA-binding transcriptional regulator encodes the protein MVEVSVSAGSQRATLAMVAEAAGVSMPTVSKVLNGRGDVAAATRERVQDVIRELGYLPQPGRRPVTPARVVDLVFDDLVSPYSLEVLRGVTEAGVETAVDVVVGRLPDHGDDDWARRLRVAGREGLIVVTSELTRAQVEGFARAGLPLVVIDPLNLPRVEVTSVGATNWNGGVAATEHLLRLGHRRIAYAGGPVQASCSQARQHGYRAALENAGIAVDPELILHGAFGYPDGLEMGGRLLDLRQPPTAVFAGSDATALGVMEAARRRGLRVPEDLSVVGFDDTMLAELATPALTTVRQPLQDMGRVALRTLLRLAAGETLDSHHVELATHLVVRDSTTNLQGAP
- a CDS encoding beta-xylosidase/alpha-l-arabinosidase, with translation MTHPTWHDRALPAERRAAALLAEMTLDEKVAQLGSAWPGNEQLNGNVAPMQDVFARGAVAFAQARENGIGHLTRVFGTTPVSAEEGAARIVALQREIVEETRLGIPALVHEECLTGFTTYGATVYPAALAWAATFDEDLVERMASAIADDMRAVGVHQGLSPVLDVVRDYRWGRVEETLGEDPYLVSMLGAAYVKGLERNGIVATLKHFAGYSASRAARNHAPVSIGPRELRDVILPPFETAIREGGARAVMNAYVDVDGVPAAANPALLTGILRDEWGFEGVVVSDYWAIAFLKSMHRVADGTGHAGALALAAGVDVELPDTLCYGKELVELVRSGEVPESLVDRAVGRLLRQKAELGLLDADWAPRADPVDLDSPRNRAIAREVAEKSVVLLSNDGTLPLAARRIAVVGPCADDPLAFMGCYSYPNHVLPRYPEFGIGVEAPSLVASLRDELPDAVITSAAGCPIRDEDRSGFAEAVDAARGADVCVAVVGDRAGLFGEGTSGEGCDAPDLRLPGVQDELLASLLETGTPVVVVVVSGRPYALGDHAGAAALVQAFMPGEEGGPALAGVLSGRTNPGGRLPVQVPRMAGAQPSTYLHPPLGGNSEGISNLDPSPLFPFGHGISYTSFDYTDLTLSAEEIPTDGSVEISVRVRNAGGRAGDEVVQLYVNDVQAQVTRPVKQLAGFARVTLEPDEATTVTFTLHADRLAFTGIELRRIVEPGTIEVFVGRSADDLPCRGAFELTGPVREAGRDRVLTTPVSLQA